The genomic region GGGGAAGATTATGAAAAAAATATTAACAATAGGCGGCTCAACGCAAGACATCTATCTTAGATATGACGGTGCCGACTATATGACAATTAACCAAAAATTATGTGAATCAAAATATATTCTTTTAAAATCAGGCGACAAAATAGAAGTTGATAACATTTTATATTTTACCGGTGGAGGCGCTACCAATTCTGCCGTATCTTTTAAAAGACTGGGATTTGATGTTTCATGTTTTACAAAAATAGGTGATGATCAAGCCGGTCAACAAGTTATAGATGATTTAAAAAGTGAAAATATAAATTGCAAAAATATAATAAAAACAAAAGAAATTCAAACCGGAACATCATTCGTAATACATACGACATCAAAAGAAAGAACCATATTTGCATATCGCGGTGCAAACGGTTTTATAAAAAAAAGTGAAATACCATTTGATGTTATAAAAAAATCTGACCAGATCTATATTACATCTCTAAGCCATCATTCTTCGCAAATTTTGCCTGAAATAGTGAAATTCGCAAGTAAAAATAAAATTAAAGTAGCAATTAACCCAGGTATAAGCCAATTATCACATGGAACATTAAAATTAAAAGAATCTTTAAAATATATAAACACTTTAATTATGAACAGCGATGAAGCAAAATCATTTATGATCGCACTAATAGAAAATGATAAAATATATAAAGAAATTTTAAAAGAATCCAAATGTGAAAACGTTTGCATACAAGATAATTCAATTAAACCTGTGTTGCTGGAAAAACCAATATTGCATCAAGATTACTATTTTAGTATTCGAAAATTTTTTAAAGAAACACTAAAAATGGGTCCTGAGATTGTTGTAATCACAGACGGCGCCAATGGAGTTTACGCTGCATATAAAAATAAAATATATTTTCACCCAAGCATAAAAACTCAAATAACAGATACCTTGGGTGCCGGCGATGCTTTTGGATCATGTTTTATAGCAAGTTTACTTTCAGATAAAAATATAAAGCAATCTCTGTTTAATGGTATTACAAACAGCTCATCAGTTATAGAAAAAATGGGAGCAAAACCGGGGCTTTTAACAAAAAAACAACTCAATTCAAAAAAAATAAATTTAAAATTAATTCAAGAGTTCGATCTTGATTAAAATAAATTTATTTTCAAAGAAAATATTGCTAATTAAAATACAAGAAAAAGCTATAAATATATCGCAATTAATAGACCAAAATGATAAATACAAATTATTTAACACTCAAAAAATAGCTTTGGATAATTTAGAAATTTTAGATAATAAATTATTTAACTTTTCGCAAATATTTTTAATCATAAAAAATTACTTGAATTATTTTAAAATAAAAAAAGCAAAAACTATAATAATTTTAGAAAAAGTGCCAACAGATTTAATGCTTTTACAAATAGTTTTACTTATATCTAAAATCGGCTTAAAAATTGCAAAAATTATAAATTTGAACAATTTAACGAAAGACGATAATATGCTTGATTTTTTAAATAAAAAAGAAATTGATAATAATCTTGATTTTTTCAAACAATTTGAAAAACCAAATAAAAAAATTAATATTTTTTATTTTTTTATAATTTTATTATTTGCAAGCATTGAAATAATATTTTTTTCAAAGACTTTAAATCAAAAAAATATTTTAATTAAAAATCTTGAAACACAAATAAATGCTATTTCGCTCCAAACGCAAACGATTAAAAAAGAACTAAAAATCAAACAAGATTTAACTGCCAAAAACGAAAATTTGGCAAAAAACATAAAAAAAATAGATCTGCATAAAATCAAAAACCAAAAATTATACTCAATTTTATCGAGCTTACCCCAAATACTTCCAAAACAAACTAAATTAACAAAAATAGCTTTTGATAAAAATGCTAAACATAAAAAACAACTATTGCTTTTGGGCCAAAGCTTAAAACAAGAAGAAATCTCTATTTTTGCCCAAAATTTGGAGAAAAATATAAATTTAAAAAAAGTAAAACTATTAAATATACAAAAAGAAAAAAAAACTGCCCTGGAATCAGTTTATAATTTCAAAATCAATTGTCTTATAAAAAGTCAATAAAACTCTGCCCGCCATTGCATTAGAAATAATTATCTGGTACAATCTTTTGTATTGTTTTATATATATGTTTAACCCATTAACCATCAATAAACAGTATCTATAATAAAAAATGTTTTTGATGTTACGTAAGGATCGATTAGATGCAAAATAATTCTAACGAAGAATTAATATCTCCTCTTCTTAATACAGAGCTTCTTGATGAAACGTTTCAATTAAATGAAAAAGAACTTGAAGATCTCTCTGCTCTTTATAAAGAAACTTTACACAATTTTGAAGTTGGTAAAATAATTAAAGGCAGAATTTTACATAAAGAAAATAACGGTGTAACAATAAGTATTGACTATAAGTCAGACGGTTTTATACCAAGTTATGAATTTTCTGAAATTGAGCTTAAAAGACTTAATGTAAATGATGAAATAGACGTTATATTGGATCGCGTTGAAGATGAATTCGGAAACGTTGTTCTTTCTTATCAAAAAGCCAAAGCTATCAAGGCTTGGGAAATTATTGCCAATTTAGCTGAAAAAGACGAACCTGTAACCGGTGTTGTAACACACAAGGTTAAGGGCGGACTTAGCGTTGACATTGGAATTCCTGCTTTCTTGCCAGGTTCACAGATAGACACACAAAGAATTACAAA from Candidatus Dependentiae bacterium harbors:
- a CDS encoding PilN domain-containing protein encodes the protein MIKINLFSKKILLIKIQEKAINISQLIDQNDKYKLFNTQKIALDNLEILDNKLFNFSQIFLIIKNYLNYFKIKKAKTIIILEKVPTDLMLLQIVLLISKIGLKIAKIINLNNLTKDDNMLDFLNKKEIDNNLDFFKQFEKPNKKINIFYFFIILLFASIEIIFFSKTLNQKNILIKNLETQINAISLQTQTIKKELKIKQDLTAKNENLAKNIKKIDLHKIKNQKLYSILSSLPQILPKQTKLTKIAFDKNAKHKKQLLLLGQSLKQEEISIFAQNLEKNINLKKVKLLNIQKEKKTALESVYNFKINCLIKSQ
- a CDS encoding carbohydrate kinase family protein, which translates into the protein MKKILTIGGSTQDIYLRYDGADYMTINQKLCESKYILLKSGDKIEVDNILYFTGGGATNSAVSFKRLGFDVSCFTKIGDDQAGQQVIDDLKSENINCKNIIKTKEIQTGTSFVIHTTSKERTIFAYRGANGFIKKSEIPFDVIKKSDQIYITSLSHHSSQILPEIVKFASKNKIKVAINPGISQLSHGTLKLKESLKYINTLIMNSDEAKSFMIALIENDKIYKEILKESKCENVCIQDNSIKPVLLEKPILHQDYYFSIRKFFKETLKMGPEIVVITDGANGVYAAYKNKIYFHPSIKTQITDTLGAGDAFGSCFIASLLSDKNIKQSLFNGITNSSSVIEKMGAKPGLLTKKQLNSKKINLKLIQEFDLD